A segment of the Pristiophorus japonicus isolate sPriJap1 chromosome 1, sPriJap1.hap1, whole genome shotgun sequence genome:
aggccgGGGccggggcgagagaggcgggggcaGGGGCGACGTTGGGCCGAGGCGAGGTCGGGTCGCCGAGGGCCGGTGCGAAGTCGGGCTGCGTGAATTGCAACGAAGTCGGGGTGTGTGAAGTCACGGTGAAGTCGGGACCGGCAAAGTCGCGGCGAAGTCGGGCCGgacgtcgggccaccgagggccggggcgaggtcgagcTGCCGAAGGCCGGGGCGAGGTAAGGCCCGGGCGAGGTCGAGCTGCCGAGGGCagaggcgaggtcgggccggagcgaggtccgGCCACCAAAGGCCGAAGCGAGGTCAGAccagagcgaggtcgggccgccgagggccggagcgagatcgggccggagcgaggtcgggccggagcgaggtcgggccaccgaggaccAGAGCGAGGTTGGGCCGGAacaaggtcaggccgccgagggtcggagcgaggtcgggccggagcgatGTCCGGCCACCAAAGGCCGAAGCAAGGtcaggccggagcgaggtcgggccggagcgaggtcgtgcCGCCGAGGGTTGGAGCGagatcgggccaccgagggccggagcgaggttggGCCGGaacaaggtcgggccgccgagggccaggctGAGGTCGTGccaccgagggccggagcgaggtcgggccagaacaaggtcgggccgccgagggccaggctGAGGTCGGGCCAGaacaaggtcgggccgccgagggccaggctgaggtcgggccaccgagggccggagcgaggtcgggccagaacaaggtcgggccgccgagggccaggctGAGGTCGGGCCAGaacaaggtcgggccgccgagggtcagGCTGAGGTCGGGCCAGaacaaggtcgggccgccgagggtcagGCTGAGGTCGGGCCAGaacaaggtcgggccgccgagggccaggctGAGGTCGGGCCAGaacaaggtcgggccgccgagggtcagGCTGAGGTCGGGCCAGaacaaggtcgggccgccgagggtcaggctgaggtcgggccaccgagggccggagcgaggtcgggccagaACAAGGTCGGGCCACGGAGGGCCAGGCTGAGGTCGGGCCAGaacaaggtcgggccgccgagggtcaggctgaggtcgggccaccgagggccggagcAAGGTTGGGCCAGaacaaggtcgggccgccgagggtcaggctgaggtcgggccaccgagggccggagcgaggtcgggccagaacaaggtcgggccgccgagggtcaggctgaggtcgggccaccgagggccggagcgaggtcgggccggagcgaggtcgggccgccgagggccaggctGAGGTTGGGCCACCGagcgccggagcgaggtcgggccggagcgaggtcgggccggagcgaggtcgggccgctgagggccaggctgaggtcgggccactgagggccggagcgaggtcgggccggagcgaggtcgggccgctgagggccaggctgaggtcgggccaccgagggtcggagcgaggtcgggccgccgagggccaggctgaggtcgggccgccgagggtcggagcgaggtcgggccgccgagggctggagcgagatcaggccaccgagggctggagcgaggtcgggccggagcgaggtcgggccggagagaggtcgggccaccgagggccaggCTGAGGTCGGGCTACTgagggtcggagcgaggtcgggccagaGAGAGGTTGGGCCGCCGAGTGCCAGgttgaggtcgggccgctgagggtcggagcgaggtcgggccggagcgaggtcgggccggagagaggtcgggccaccgagggccaggCTGAGGTCGGGCTACTgagggtcggagcgaggtcgggccagagagaggttgggccgccgagggccaggctgaggtcgggccgctgagggtcggagcgaggtcgggccggagcgaggtcgggccgccgagggccggagcgaggtcgggctgccAAGGGCCGGGACAAGGCagggccagggtgaggtcgggccgccgagggccggggcgaggcagGGCCCGGGAGAGGTCGAGCTGCCGAGGGCTGGGGTGAgatcgggccggggcgaa
Coding sequences within it:
- the LOC139268129 gene encoding putative uncharacterized protein FLJ44672; amino-acid sequence: MFRNPDTRPIRGGGLENILKSGLPPLRRPDFAPARSHPSPRQLDLSRALPRPGPRRPDLTLALPCPGPWQPDLAPALGGPTSLRPDLAPTLSAWPSVARPCSGPTSLRPSVARPQPDPRRPDLVLARPQPDPRRPDLVLARPQPGPRRPDLVLARPQPDPRRPDLVLARPQPDPRRPDLVLARPQPGPRRPDLVLARPRSGPRWPDLSLALGGPTLFWPDLSLALGGPTLFWPDLAPALGGTTSAWPSAARPCSGPTSLRPSVARSRSNPRRHDLAPARPRSGLTLLRPLVAGHRSGPTSLRPSAA